The genomic stretch CGGATCACCTCGCCGACGCGAATATCCACCTGCAGAAAGTCGTCAAATGTAATCTCAGCCACGGGACAGCTCCTTGGAGCGCTGGGTTGCCGCCGCCACCGCGTGGGTCAGCAGATCGGGAAAGCCGCTCTCTTCATTCATCAGCACCTCAAGCGCCGCCTGGGTGGTGCCATTGGGGCTGGTGACATTGACGCGCAGCTGGCTGGGGGTTTCCTCGGCCGCCTGCGCCAGTGCCCCGGCCCCGGCGACCGTCGCCTTGGCCAATTGCATCGCCAGATCTGCGGGCAGCCCCTGTGCTTCGCCAGCGGCGGCAAGGGTCTCAATCAAATGAAACACATAGGCCGGACCAGAGCCACTGACCCCGGTGACGGCATCCATCTGCGCCTCACTGTCCAACCGCACAGTCTGGCCAATCGCCGCCAGCAGGGCCTCAGCCATATCCAGATTTGCTGCCGAAGCATGGTCATTGCCGATGATCGCCGTGATCCCCTGACCAATGGCCGCCGGAGTATTGGGCATGGCGCGGACAATGGGGGTCTGCGCCCCCAGGGTCTCCTCAAAACTGGTGATTGATGTCCCCGCCGCAACCGAAACAAACAACGTCTCGCCATTGCCCAGCGCCTGCAATTTTGGCAGGGCGTCGCCCATCATCTGCGGTTTGACAGCAACCAGAACCAGGGCAGGCATTGCCGGCAGATCGACATTGATATGTACACCTGTGGCCTGCAGCCAGTCTGACGGGTTGGGATCCAGCACCCAGACCGAAGAGGCAGGCAACCCCCCCTTCAGCCAGCCCGCCAGCATGGCAGAGCCCATCTTGCCACAGCCCAGCAGCACCAACCCACGTGTTTCAATATCACTTGTGATCATCCGCTCACCCTTTGCCACTCAATTGTCTTCTCAGCACAGAGACTTACGCCCGACCATAGGCCTCTGCAATGGCAACCTGTATTGCCTCATGCGGGGATTTGTCTGCCCAGGTAGTAAGCTGAATCGCCGGATAGTAGCGCTCGCAATTGGACACAGCCGCATGGATCATCGCATCAACCTGCTCCGGGCTGGCAGACTGTCCACCGGCCAGAACCAACCCATAGCGATACAGCATCACCTTGTGATCAGCCCAATAGGTAAAGCCCCCCGCCCAGCATTGATCATTCATCAGATTGATCAACTCATATAGCTGCGGGATCTTGGGCGCAGGCGGTTCCATCTCGTAGCTACAAACCAGTCGCAGCGTTTCCTCATAGGCCGACCAGGCCAGGGTGAGAGAATAGGTACGCCACTGGCCTTCTACCGCCATGGCAATCTGGTCATCCCCGATACGATCAAAATCCCAGTCGTGATGGGCCGCCAGGTTTTCGACAATATCAATCGGGTGAATATCGTCGTCCAGATGAAATTCGGAAAGGGCCATGTCTCACCTCTCAGGTCTCTAGCCGTTGGGACCGATTTTGCCCCCTACAGCTAGGTTTCTGGTCAACGGACCGGGGAGCATCCCCGTCTCCATACTAGATATGGTGGCAAGGGGTGTAGACTCTGGCAACCCTTTATTTGGGGATATCTTCAATAAGTTGTGGACGAATAACTGTGGGCCGCAAGATATCGGCACTATTGCGCGCGAAATATGCTGTTTGGAGAAACTCCAGCGCCTGGTTCCAGATTACGCCACTTAACGTAACGGGCGCGGCAGGCCGGCCAATGGCCCCTACCCTGCTCTGATCGGCAGCCGCCCACCCGGTGACGCGCCGCAGCGCTTTGCACCAGCCCCCAAGCAGGTCCCGCGTGGGGACAGGCCACATCAACCGCAGGTCAACAACAAGACTGGTCAACAACAAGACTGGTCAACAACAAGACTGGTCAACACCGAAACGGAGACCTCTACAGAGACTTGTGTTTCATCTTTCTAAAAATACCTCCGCCGGAGGCAACCCAGATCTCGGCTTGATGCGGCCAACAGCTCTGAAGCGGCACAGGCAGCTTCTGCAGCAAGACAGGCACCTCCTGGTGCCCCGCAGGCCCGACTTGTCACAACACGGTCTTCTCCAGCCGGAACTATTTCAAACTGAAAGCTCCGCCGTTCTCCCGCCAGAACGCCAGGCAGGATACACAGGACTGTCAGGCTTTATTCTCAAGCGCATCCAGGCGCGCCTTCAGGGCTTCATTCTCTTCCCGTGCTTTCTGAGCCATAGCGCGCACAGCATCAAATTCCTCACGGGTGACAAAATCGTGATCCGCCAGCCAGCGGTCCATCAGGCTCTTCATCGCGGTTTCTGCCTCGTCCTTTGCACCCTGGGCCACGCCCATTGCATTGGTCATCAGCTGCGAAATGTCGTCCATGATCTTGTTTCGGCTCTGCATCATCTTCTCCGTATCACTCATTCCCCCTATATGGGGGCGCAAAGGGTCGCGGGCAAGCCGTTGACTTTCAATTGCGCGCAAAGGCATTCAGGACCACATGCAGGCCATGATCCACTTCCCCGATATTTCGCCCGAGATTTTCTCGATTCCCCTGTTTGGCATGGAGTTTGCCCTGCGTTGGTACGCTTTGGCCTATATCGCAGGCATTGTGATTGCCTGGCGCCTCGCTGTCAGCGCACTCAAATCACCTGCGCTCTGGCCGGGGCAAAAGCCACCGATGCGCCCCGAACAGGTCGAAGATCTGCTGACCTGGATCATTCTGGGGGTGATTCTCGGCGGGCGTCTAGGGTTTGTGCTGTTCTACCAGCCCGGCTACTACCTGTCGCATCCCAGCGAGATCCTGCGAATCTGGCAGGGCGGCATGGCCTTTCATGGTGGCCTGCTCGGGGTCATTGTCGCGGCCTGGGCCTATGCTCACCGCCACGGGGTTTCCAAACTGCAGATGGCTGATCTGGTGGCCTATACGGTTCCGGCCGGGCTGCTGCTGGGGCGTCTGGCCAATTTCATCAATGCCGAGCTCTGGGGCCGCCCCACCGATCTGCCCTGGGGCGTCGCCTTTCCCGGACAGGCGGCTCAGGCCTGTGGTCAGGCCCTGGGAGAGCTCTGCGCCCGCCACCCCTCGCAGCTCTATGAAGCCGCGATGGAGGGGCTGCTGCTCGGCGCGGTGCTGATCTGGCTGACCTGGCGACGCCAAAGCCTGCTGCGGCCCGGCTTGAACCTGGGCGTGTTTCTGGCCGGCTATGGCCTGGCCCGGTTTATTGTCGAATTCTTTCGCCAGCCCGATGCGCAGTTTGTCACCCCCGGCAATCCCCTGGGCCTGGCCTGGCAGCTGGGGGGCTATGGGCTCACCATGGGGCAAGCCCTTTCCGTGCCGATGATCGCGCTGGGGCTTTATTTTGCACTGCGGCGCAAACCCAGCCCGGATCCGGCCCCATGAGCACGCTAAAAGACCAGTTAATAGCCCGGATCAGCAGCGACGGCCCCATCAGCCTGGCCGACTATATGAGCGAATGCCTGCTGCACCCCGACCTGGGCTATTACACCAGCCAAACCCCCTTTGGCGCTCAGGGGGATTTCACCACCGCGCCGGAAATCAGCCAGATGTTTGGCGAGCTCATCGGCCTGTCCCTGGCCCAGTGCTGGTTGGATCAGGGCGCGCCCGCCCCCTTTACCCTGGCAGAGCTCGGCCCCGGACGCGGCACCCTGATGGCGGATCTGCTGCGGGCCACCCGCGGTGTGCCCGGCTTTCACGCAGGGCTCAGGCTGCATCTGGTTGAGGCCTCGCCCGCCCTGAAACAGCAGCAGGCACAGGCGCTGGCAGGCTATGACGTCACCTGGGTCGATAGCGTGGACGCGCTGCCACATCAGCCGCTGTTTCTGGTCGCCAATGAGTTCTTCGACGCCCTGCCCATCCGCCAATTTGTCCGCGACAGCGACGGCTGGCGCGAAAAACGTGTCGGCCTGGTTGCTAATACTCTGAGCTTTGGACTGGGACCAGAAGCGCCGCAACCTGCGTTGGAGCATCGTCTGCAGGACACCAAAGCCGATGACCTGGTCGAGCTGAGCCCGGCAACCGCCCCCATCACCGCCGCTTTGGCCCAGCGCATTGCCAGCCAGGGCGGCGGCGCCTTGATCATCGACTACGGCGATTGGCGCTCTTTGGGCGATACTCTACAGGCGCTGAAAGCCCATGCGCCCATCGACCCGCTGCAAACCCCCGGCGAGGCAGACCTGACCGCCCATGTTGATTTTGAGGTGCTCTGCTCTGTCGCGGCAGGAGCGGGCTGCACCTATAGCAAACTTACCCCGCAGGGCGTGTTTCTGGAACGGCTCGGCATCACCGATCGCGCCCGCGCGCTGGCCGCAGGGCTGGAGGGCGCGGCGCTGGAAAGCCTGATCGCGGCACATCGACGGTTGACGCATCCGACGGAAATGGGAAACCTGTTCAAAGTACTGGGTCTGACCCCGGCCAATATCGCCCCACCACCAGGATTAAATGCATGACGCTGGAAATACTCACCTCTGAGCTGTTGGATACTGTGCACCACGGGTTTTTCACCCGTCGCGGCGGTGCCTCCTCGGGAATTTTTCAGGGGTTGAACTGCGGCGTTGGCTCCAGCGACCAACGTGGGGCAGTGACGCTCAACCGCGCCCGTGTCGCCGAGGCAATGAATGTGGCCCCCACGGCGCTGGTTGGCGTGCATCAAATTCATTCCCCGGATGTGGCCGTCATCACCGGCCCCACCGCAGCGCGCCCCCGCGCTGACGCAATGGTCACAAACACCCCCGGTGTGGCGCTGGGTATTCTGACAGCAGATTGCCAGCCCGTGCTGTTTGCCGACGCAGAGGCCGGGGTCATTGGCGCCGCCCATGCCGGCTGGCGCGGGGCGCTTGACGGGGTGTTGGAGGCAACATTGCAGGCGATGGAGGGTCTGGGCGCAGACCGGGCCAAGACCTGCGCGGTCATTGGCCCCTCGATCTCGCAACGCGCCTATGAGGTCGGCCCTGAGTTCTTTGACGATTTTCTGCAAAAAGACCCGGATCATAGCCGTTTCTTTGCCCAGGGCCGGGAGGGGCGCTATCAGTTTGACCTGCCTGGCCTGGGGCTGCACCTGCTGCGCCAGGCGGGCATTGGTCAGGCCGAATGGACACGCCACTGTACCTATAGCAATGCAGAGCTGTTTTACTCCTACCGCCGCACCACCCATGCTGGGGAAGCCGACTACGGAAGGTTAATATCCTGCATCACCCTGTGAGGGCAGATCTGGGCAGTGCTGCGCCATTTCTGCCCAAATCCCCCGGTTTTCCAGCCGGGATTATCCTAAAAGCGCCAAGAATTTTATATAAAACATAATGACTTGACGCCGCGCACGCCTGACCTGCGTCTGGTGCGGCTCTGCCTGGCGGGCAGTCACACAATTCCACCGATGAGCCACATTCTGGGCGTAATGATTACCGATAAAGGGACCAACAGAGCCGCGACAGCACCGCTCATCCCAGGTAGGAGACGCCCAATGAAAGCCAGAGAACGGTTTTTGAAATCGGTAATTTCGACTGCAAAATCAGAGACTACGAAAATGCCCTGGAGCCGAGGATCGGTCCGTGAGGCGCATCTGGTCCAGCGTCGAACATCGCAAAAAGACCTGCCTGCTGCAGCGCGGTTGAAACGCGCCTAAGCGCGGATTCCTGTGGCCAAAGATCCGCGCAGACCAAGTCAGACTGTCTCATGGAATTTTATATGAGCCCGCTGCAGCCCCCGGATCCCGCCAAGGCCCTCCGTTTGCGGTGACCCTTTTTTAGTCAATACCCGCCACAGTCTTTACGGAACCAACCTCCAGGTCAGCTCCCTTGCAGCACCTTCTGGGCCGTTGAGACATTACATACAAGGCACCGTCGTGCACATTTTTACGATGCAGAACACAGCGCACTTCTCTGGCCAGTTTCAGGCCCCCATCCCTGGCCTGCCTCCCCGGCGCCAGGTCTCTCCATTTTCTGCCGATGGAGGGCGCGCGCCCCTGACGTGTTTTGCCAGAAAGGTCTTAAGCCAATGACACTTCCGCATTCCCTGCAACAAGCCGCTGCCAAGGCCGCAGAAAGCAGCGCACTTTTGCAAGATCCTGCCGCGCTGCGCCTGCCCAACAAACCGCAGTTGCGGCGCTATGAGGTCAGCAGCCTGCTGCCCAATGGCGGCATCGCTGAGACCCGCCACATCGCCCCCGCCCTGCCGATCTTTGAGGATGCTTTTTGCGCCTTTACACGGGGCTCTCTGGTGGAAACCACGCAAGGGCCCATTGCGGTTGAAGACCTGCTGCCCGGCGACGAAATCCTCACCCAGGGTGGCGGCAGCCAGCCGCTGATCTGGAAAGGCTCCACCAGTCTGGTTCCTTCCCGCAGTGATGCCAAGGGGCGCTGCCATCGGCTGACCAGTTTCATGCCCGACAGTCTGGGGCTGCAAAAGCCCGCCTCCTGCGTTGTGGCCGGACCGGCGGCACGGCTGCTGCGCATGCCGCCGCAGATGCGCGGCACCACCGGCACACCGCTGCTGCTGACCCTGGCAGAAGAATTCCGCGATGGCATGAACATCTTTGAAACCGCGCCCCCCACCGTGGTGGACCTGTTCCACCTTTGTCTGCCAAAACATGCGGTGATCAAAGTCGGCGGGCTAGAGTTTGAGACCTATCACCCCGGCCCGGAGGCGCTAAAGCTGGTGAGTTATGCGATCAAGACGCTCTACTTCAATCTCTTTAGCCATGTGGATTCGCTGAGCGGATTTGGCCCACTGGCCTACGCGCGGGCAGCCGAAGCAACAGATAGCCCGCTGCGGGGCTAGTGCGCGCACTCGGGGGATGCCGGGGGAGCCTGTGCTTTTGCGCCCTAAAGCATAAAGCACCACTGCGCCGATACCAGGCTGCGGTCTGGGACCAGGTTGGGGGCTTATCCGCCCTCAGGCTTCTCGTTGCAGGCGCTCTTCCAGCACATCAAAGGGAACACCTGGTTCATCCTTGGCGCCGCGAATAACCAGCGATGTCTTGACGCTGGCCACATTGGGCGTGGTCAACAGCTCTGAGGTCAGGAAGCTCTGAAAGGTACTGAGATCTGGCGAGACACATTTCAAAATGAAATCCACCTCCCCGTTCAGCATATGACATTCGCGCACCAGCGGCCAGCTGCGGCACTGTTCCTCAAAGGCGGAAAGCTCTGCTTCGGCCTGGCTTTCCAGCCCGACCATGGCAAAAACCTGCACCTCAAAGCCCAGCTCCCGGGCGTTGACCTCTGCGTGGTAGCCGCCTATCAGGCCGGCCTCTTCCAGCGCACGGACGCGTCGCAGACAGGGCGGGGCCGAAATGCCGACCCGCTTGGCCAGTTCGACATTGGTCATGCGCCCATCGGCCTGCAATTCCGAGAGTATCTTGCGATCAATCGGATCAAGACGGGTTGTGACCATGTGTAAAGCTCCTGTCGATTTTCGTTTCTTATAGCACCGCCGCAGGGCCACGCAATATTATTTCACAGAGGCGACCTAATCTTTGCAACAGCCAGATACAAGCGCCAATAAGGGCGGCAAACGGGGCAGTGCCAAAATCGCAAAAGCGTGATCCCTGCGGGCTCCTGCCGTGCCCCTGGCGCGTCATCAGGGGTTTAAGAGCCGCAGCCCTGCCGCTATATGCTATGGCGACGGTGGCCGCAGCCACCACTTACAGCATCATGTGCAGCCTAGCTTGCAAATTTGGGGATACGAGATGAGCGACACGCGTCACACCAAGGTTCTGATCATTGGCTCCGGCCCGGCAGGCTATACCGCCGGCGTCTATGCGTCCCGCGCCATGCTGGAGCCGGTTCTGGTTCAGGGCATCGAGCCCGGCGGTCAGCTGACCACCACCACCGAGGTGGAAAACTGGCCCGGTGATAGTGAGGTGCAGGGGCCGGATTTGATGATCCGCATGCAGGACCACGCAAAGGCCATGGGCTGCGACATCATTGGCGACATCATTACTTCGTTGGACACCTCCCAGCGCCCCTTTGTGGCCAAAGGCGATAGCGGCACCACCTATACCGCTGATGCGGTGATCCTGGCCACCGGCGCCCGTGCCAAATGGCTGGGGCTGGAAACCGAAGAAAAATTCAAAGGCTTTGGCGTCTCGGCCTGCGCCACCTGCGACGGGTTCTTCTATCGCGGTCAGGAGATCGTGGTCATCGGCGGCGGCAACACCGCCGTTGAAGAAGCGCTGTTTTTGACCAACTTTGCCTCCAAGGTCACCCTGGTGCACCGCCGCGACGAGCTGCGCTCGGAAAAGATCCTGCAGGACCGCCTGTTCAAGAACAAAAAGATCGAGCCCCTGTGGTTTCATCAGCTGGAAGAAGTCTATGGCACCGACAGCCCTCTGGGCGTCGAGGGCATCAAGGTCAAAAACGTAAAGACGGGTGAAATCACCGATATCCCCTGCAAGGGCGTCTTTGTGGCCATCGGCCACGCGCCCGCCAATGAGCTGGTGAAAGACACCCTGGAGCTGCACAATGGCGGCTATGTCTCGGTTAAACCCGGCACCACTGAAACCTCGGTGCCCGGTGTCTTTGCCGCCGGTGATCTGACCGATCACAAATACCGCCAGGCGGTGACCTCAGCCGGTATGGGGTGCATGGCGGCGCTGGATGCAGAACGGTTCCTGGCCGAACAGGAAGACTAAACCCAATCCCCCAGTGAAGCCTGCGACAGGCCGGGGGACACAGCTGCGCGTTTGCTGGTCGACCAATAGCTTTTTTGGTCGACCAGAGCATCAGACCGCGGGACCGGTCTGCCCTGCCCCTTTTGCAGACTGCCAAAATACCTTGACCTGCCCAGGGAGTTCCAACACCTTGACGTGGTGCAATTGAAGGGGCCGTTCGCGTGACACATGTACTCTGGCGTGGGGATCTCATTCAACGCAGCCGCACCGTTAGCGGTGTGTTTCTGCTTACCTATGCTTTGCTGCATTTCCTGAATATTGCCGCCGGGCTGGTCTCTGCTGATTTCATGTTTCAGGTGCAGGAATTCCGTCGCCTGCTCACCGGCCACCCACCTGGCCAGATACTGTTGTTTTCCGCGCTTTTCACGCATTTCTCCCTGGCCCTGTGGCAGGTTGCCAGCCGCAGAACCCTACGGATGAGCCCGGCACAAGCACTGCAGTTGATCCTGGGGCTTTTGATCCCTCTGCAATTGATCCAGCACCTGATCTTCACCAGCTATGCATCCAGCGCCTATGGGCTAGATGACGACATGCCCTCGATCATATTATTGATGTGGAATTCCCCAGAGATCTGGCAACAGTATCTGCTGCTGCTGGTGGTCTGGGTGCATGGCTGCATTGGGCTGCATATGTGGCTGCGGATCACCGACTGGTGGTCCCGGCTGTTGCCCTACATGATCGGCCTGGCCGTTCTTGTGCCCTCTCTGGCCCTGGCCGGACTGCTGACCGAAGGCCGTCGCATCTGGTCAGTCTTTATCCGCCCCGGCAATGCCTCGGTGATCCGCGACAGTTTTAACTGGCCGAATAACACGGCTTTTGCCCGCCTATATGAGATCTATGATTTTGCCTTTTGGCTGTTCATTGCCCTGCTCAGCGCCGCCGTGCTGATCTTTTATCTGCGCCGCTTTATCCGCAAACGGAAATCCCTGCAGATCCGCTATGAAAATGGCACCCAGATCACCATCGAACACGGGCTTACCCTGCTGGAGATTTCCCAGCTCAACGGCTTGCCGCATACCTCGCTTTGTGGTGGCAAGGGGCGCTGCACCACTTGCCGGATCGAAGTGACCAAG from Phaeobacter sp. G2 encodes the following:
- the proC gene encoding pyrroline-5-carboxylate reductase, whose protein sequence is MITSDIETRGLVLLGCGKMGSAMLAGWLKGGLPASSVWVLDPNPSDWLQATGVHINVDLPAMPALVLVAVKPQMMGDALPKLQALGNGETLFVSVAAGTSITSFEETLGAQTPIVRAMPNTPAAIGQGITAIIGNDHASAANLDMAEALLAAIGQTVRLDSEAQMDAVTGVSGSGPAYVFHLIETLAAAGEAQGLPADLAMQLAKATVAGAGALAQAAEETPSQLRVNVTSPNGTTQAALEVLMNEESGFPDLLTHAVAAATQRSKELSRG
- a CDS encoding YbjN domain-containing protein; this translates as MALSEFHLDDDIHPIDIVENLAAHHDWDFDRIGDDQIAMAVEGQWRTYSLTLAWSAYEETLRLVCSYEMEPPAPKIPQLYELINLMNDQCWAGGFTYWADHKVMLYRYGLVLAGGQSASPEQVDAMIHAAVSNCERYYPAIQLTTWADKSPHEAIQVAIAEAYGRA
- a CDS encoding accessory factor UbiK family protein; this translates as MQSRNKIMDDISQLMTNAMGVAQGAKDEAETAMKSLMDRWLADHDFVTREEFDAVRAMAQKAREENEALKARLDALENKA
- the lgt gene encoding prolipoprotein diacylglyceryl transferase, yielding MQAMIHFPDISPEIFSIPLFGMEFALRWYALAYIAGIVIAWRLAVSALKSPALWPGQKPPMRPEQVEDLLTWIILGVILGGRLGFVLFYQPGYYLSHPSEILRIWQGGMAFHGGLLGVIVAAWAYAHRHGVSKLQMADLVAYTVPAGLLLGRLANFINAELWGRPTDLPWGVAFPGQAAQACGQALGELCARHPSQLYEAAMEGLLLGAVLIWLTWRRQSLLRPGLNLGVFLAGYGLARFIVEFFRQPDAQFVTPGNPLGLAWQLGGYGLTMGQALSVPMIALGLYFALRRKPSPDPAP
- a CDS encoding SAM-dependent methyltransferase, which encodes MSTLKDQLIARISSDGPISLADYMSECLLHPDLGYYTSQTPFGAQGDFTTAPEISQMFGELIGLSLAQCWLDQGAPAPFTLAELGPGRGTLMADLLRATRGVPGFHAGLRLHLVEASPALKQQQAQALAGYDVTWVDSVDALPHQPLFLVANEFFDALPIRQFVRDSDGWREKRVGLVANTLSFGLGPEAPQPALEHRLQDTKADDLVELSPATAPITAALAQRIASQGGGALIIDYGDWRSLGDTLQALKAHAPIDPLQTPGEADLTAHVDFEVLCSVAAGAGCTYSKLTPQGVFLERLGITDRARALAAGLEGAALESLIAAHRRLTHPTEMGNLFKVLGLTPANIAPPPGLNA
- the pgeF gene encoding peptidoglycan editing factor PgeF → MTLEILTSELLDTVHHGFFTRRGGASSGIFQGLNCGVGSSDQRGAVTLNRARVAEAMNVAPTALVGVHQIHSPDVAVITGPTAARPRADAMVTNTPGVALGILTADCQPVLFADAEAGVIGAAHAGWRGALDGVLEATLQAMEGLGADRAKTCAVIGPSISQRAYEVGPEFFDDFLQKDPDHSRFFAQGREGRYQFDLPGLGLHLLRQAGIGQAEWTRHCTYSNAELFYSYRRTTHAGEADYGRLISCITL
- a CDS encoding Hint domain-containing protein, which codes for MTLPHSLQQAAAKAAESSALLQDPAALRLPNKPQLRRYEVSSLLPNGGIAETRHIAPALPIFEDAFCAFTRGSLVETTQGPIAVEDLLPGDEILTQGGGSQPLIWKGSTSLVPSRSDAKGRCHRLTSFMPDSLGLQKPASCVVAGPAARLLRMPPQMRGTTGTPLLLTLAEEFRDGMNIFETAPPTVVDLFHLCLPKHAVIKVGGLEFETYHPGPEALKLVSYAIKTLYFNLFSHVDSLSGFGPLAYARAAEATDSPLRG
- a CDS encoding Lrp/AsnC family transcriptional regulator yields the protein MVTTRLDPIDRKILSELQADGRMTNVELAKRVGISAPPCLRRVRALEEAGLIGGYHAEVNARELGFEVQVFAMVGLESQAEAELSAFEEQCRSWPLVRECHMLNGEVDFILKCVSPDLSTFQSFLTSELLTTPNVASVKTSLVIRGAKDEPGVPFDVLEERLQREA
- the trxB gene encoding thioredoxin-disulfide reductase encodes the protein MSDTRHTKVLIIGSGPAGYTAGVYASRAMLEPVLVQGIEPGGQLTTTTEVENWPGDSEVQGPDLMIRMQDHAKAMGCDIIGDIITSLDTSQRPFVAKGDSGTTYTADAVILATGARAKWLGLETEEKFKGFGVSACATCDGFFYRGQEIVVIGGGNTAVEEALFLTNFASKVTLVHRRDELRSEKILQDRLFKNKKIEPLWFHQLEEVYGTDSPLGVEGIKVKNVKTGEITDIPCKGVFVAIGHAPANELVKDTLELHNGGYVSVKPGTTETSVPGVFAAGDLTDHKYRQAVTSAGMGCMAALDAERFLAEQED
- a CDS encoding adenylate/guanylate cyclase domain-containing protein gives rise to the protein MTHVLWRGDLIQRSRTVSGVFLLTYALLHFLNIAAGLVSADFMFQVQEFRRLLTGHPPGQILLFSALFTHFSLALWQVASRRTLRMSPAQALQLILGLLIPLQLIQHLIFTSYASSAYGLDDDMPSIILLMWNSPEIWQQYLLLLVVWVHGCIGLHMWLRITDWWSRLLPYMIGLAVLVPSLALAGLLTEGRRIWSVFIRPGNASVIRDSFNWPNNTAFARLYEIYDFAFWLFIALLSAAVLIFYLRRFIRKRKSLQIRYENGTQITIEHGLTLLEISQLNGLPHTSLCGGKGRCTTCRIEVTKGLENLAPPSSAEARTLKAIKARDNVRLACQIRPTASLSIQRVYQAKGRRQVHSAQGVEKTIAVLFLDIRGFTARSAGLLPYDIVFLLNRFFDAIVPEITMAGGTVDKYMGDGLLALFEMNSPEQSAQAGITAAGNIGVALARFNMMLASEGEDPVRIGMGLHTGTVVLGEIGTTDNAPRTLIGSAVNAASRLEAKTKELGVELLISDSVVQAAGMVAPQAMLQDFSLRGVDHPVRALPVAQASTLEQLLSPLTDPEATTFAVATDQGR